From one Vanessa tameamea isolate UH-Manoa-2023 chromosome 9, ilVanTame1 primary haplotype, whole genome shotgun sequence genomic stretch:
- the LOC113395132 gene encoding polyglutamylase complex subunit TTLL1-like, with protein sequence MDKGRVTYCTDLEKSVIISNFERRGWIQVGPDDEWNFYWSFTQNCRNIFSIENGYRMSDNQIINHFPNHYELSRKDLLVKNIKRYRKELEREGNPLSEKTEIMLPNGQAVTRYLHLDFIPVTYVLPADYNMFVEEYRKSPQSTWIMKPCGKSQGAGIFLINKLSKLKKWSREAKTPLHPQISSKESYVISRYIDNPLLIGGKKFDLRLYVLVTSFRPLKAYLFQHGFCRFCTVKYDTSVTELDNMYVHLTNVSVQKHGGDYNNLHGGKMSIQNFRLYLEGTRGRSVTEKLFADMHWLIVHSLKAVAPVMANDRHCFECYGYDIIIDKTLKPWLVEVNASPSLQSTTHNDRILKYKLIDNIVSVVVPPDGIPDARWNKIPSNEALGDFDVLIDEELIEKDEAPLRGNKFNRYRS encoded by the coding sequence ATGGATAAAGGCAGAGTAACTTATTGTACTGACCTTGAAAAATCTGTTATTATAAGCAATTTCGAACGGCGTGGTTGGATCCAAGTCGGACCCGACGACGAATGGAACTTCTACTGGTCATTCACCCAAAATTGTCGCAACATATTCAGCATCGAAAATGGTTACAGAATGAGtgataatcaaataattaaccATTTTCCAAATCACTACGAACTTTCGCGAAAAGATTTGTTAGTGAAGAACATTAAAAGATATCGCAAAGAGCTGGAACGAGAAGGTAATCCCTTATCAGAAAAGACAGAAATCATGTTACCTAATGGGCAAGCTGTCACGCGTTACCTGCATTTGGATTTTATTCCCGTGACATACGTTTTACCTGCTGATTATAACATGTTCGTTGAGGAATATCGGAAATCACCCCAAAGTACATGGATTATGAAACCCTGTGGGAAATCGCAGGGGGCTGGAATTTTCTTGATAAACAAACTTTCTAAACTGAAGAAGTGGTCTCGTGAAGCTAAGACTCCATTACATCCACAGATCAGCAGTAAAGAAAGTTACGTTATATCGCGTTATATTGACAATCCCCTTTTGATTGGTGGCAAGAAATTCGATCTGAGATTGTATGTTTTGGTAACTTCGTTCCGTCCCCTAAAggcttatttatttcaacatggCTTCTGTAGATTTTGTACTGTGAAATATGATACGAGTGTTACTGAGTTAGATAACATGTACGTTCATTTGACTAATGTAAGCGTACAAAAACATGGGGGAGACTATAACAATTTGCACGGAGGAAAGATGAGTATACAGAATTTCCGTTTGTATTTAGAAGGTACTCGAGGACGTTCGGTTACAGAGAAACTATTCGCAGATATGCATTGGCTGATTGTCCACTCTCTGAAAGCTGTGGCCCCTGTAATGGCAAACGATCGCCATTGTTTTGAATGTTATGGATATGACATCATTATAGATAAAACGTTGAAGCCCTGGTTGGTAGAAGTTAATGCGTCTCCCTCTTTACAGTCGACTACACATAatgatagaatattaaaatataagttgatCGACAACATCGTCTCCGTCGTTGTCCCCCCAGACGGGATACCGGATGCGAGGTGGAATAAAATTCCGAGTAACGAAGCTTTGGGCGACTTCGATGTCTTGATCGATGAGGAATTAATTGAAAAGGATGAAGCACCTTTACGCGGCAACAAATTTAATCGTTATAGATCGTAA